A genomic segment from Antedon mediterranea chromosome 6, ecAntMedi1.1, whole genome shotgun sequence encodes:
- the LOC140051455 gene encoding NADH dehydrogenase [ubiquinone] 1 beta subcomplex subunit 7-like, translated as MGHYVSHYFIHPDTAPTLGTDPTFDPLYGFPDGREERVMVATEEEMNNANLNWKDRDYCAHLLISYRKCRRDQFPLGFHCEHAKHEYDQCEFDDFVIRMKEFEREKRLLERAKRKRIRAEKEELKG; from the exons ATGGGACATTATGTCTCTCACTATTTCATACATCCTGATACGGCGCCGACGCTAGGGACTGACCCGACTTTTGATCCTCTTTATGGGTTTCCTGATGGACGAGAAGAACGAG TGATGGTTGCAACAGAAGAAGAAATGAATAATGCAAATCTGAATTGGAAAGACCGAGATTATTGTgctcatcttttaatatcttaTCGAAAATGCCGTCGTGATCAGTTTCCTTTAGGTTTTCATTGTGAACATGCTAAACATGAATATGATCAGTGCGAATTTGATGA CTTTGTTATACGAATGAAGGAATTTGAGAGAGAAAAGCGGTTATTAGAGCGAGCTAAAAGGAAGAGAATAAGAGCTGAAAAAGAAGAATTGAAGggttaa
- the LOC140051108 gene encoding glutathione peroxidase-like: protein MLFVTRLHNLFRPRPRSLQSSFLSCRYITAVPYVSVVSFTIMAQAMDWKKAKSIYEFSLNDIDGKEVSLEKYRGHVCLIVNVASQUGFTVKNYTQLQELHAKYAESEGLRILAFPCNQFGKQEPGTNAEIKEFATSKFGAEFDLFAKIEVNGDKADPLYKYLKSKQGGTLGSSIKWNFTKFLINKEGIPVKRYGPQTSPQSCAKDFSKYW from the exons ATGCTGTTTGTCACAAGATTACAtaatttgtttaggcctaggcctagatcatTACAAAGCAGTTTTTTATCGTGCCGGTATATTACTGCTGTTCCATACGTTAGCGTTGTAAGCTTCACAATTATG GCACAAGCCATGGATTGGAAGAAAGCAAAGTCAATTTATGAATTTTCATTAAATGATATAGATGGCAAAGAAGTTAGTTTAGAGAAATACAG GGGTCATGTTTGCTTAATAGTAAACGTTGCCTCTCAGTGAGGGTTCACCGTTAAGAACTACACTCAGCTACAAGAATTGCACGCTAAGTATGCTGAGTCAGAAGGTCTTAGAATCCTAGCATTCCCTTGCAACCAATTTGGCAAGCAG gAACCGGGAACAAATGCTGAAATTAAGGAATTCGCTACAAGTAAATTTGGTGCCGAATTTGATTTATTTGCAAAGATTGAAGTGAATGGAGATAAAGCTGACCCGCTTTATAAATATCTTAAAAGCAAGCAAGGTGGAACGCTAGGAAG ttCAATAAAATGGAATTTCACTAAG TTCCTTATAAATAAAGAAGGTATTCCAGTAAAACGATATGGACCACAGACTTCTCCACAA agcTGTGCGAAAGACTTCAGTAAATACTGGTGA
- the LOC140052001 gene encoding nucleoredoxin-like protein 2, which yields MASLFKGKRLLRTNGEAILDTDAILDGKVIGVYFSASWCPPCRQFTPVLANLYQEIKDKKYPFEVVFVSVNEDSEQLKQYLIEDHGDWLHLPFTSPFTNELTELFHIQAIPKLIILKPSGEVITTLGRKMIQEKGSVCIRSWLEAAETTTTRYEDKKKDAMVE from the exons ATGGCATCATTATTCAAAGGAAAGAGACTTCTACGAACCAATGGCGAGGCCATTTTGGATACAGATGCCATATTGGATGGTAAGGTGATAGGCGTATACTTCTCAGCCAGTTGGTGTCCACCATGTCGTCAATTTACACCCGTCCTTGCTAATTTATATCAAGAAATAAAAGACAAGAAATATCCATTTGAAGTAGTGTTTGTGTCAGTTAACGAAGATTCTGAACAATTGAAGCAATATCTTATTGAAGATCATGGTGATTGGCTGCACTTGCCATTTACAAGTCCTTTCACAAA TGAACTAACAGAATTGTTTCATATACAAGCTATTCCAAAACTGATCATCTTGAAACCTTCTGGAGAAGTGATCACAACCCTTGGACGAAAAATGATACAGGAGAAAGGAAGTGTTTGCATTCGTAGTTGGCTAGAAGCTGCTGAGACTACTACAACCAGATATGAAGATAAAAAGAAAGATGCTATGGTTGAATGA